In Terriglobales bacterium, a single window of DNA contains:
- a CDS encoding TetR/AcrR family transcriptional regulator, translated as MAPKAKPAAVTRKKTGDKGERTRESILRVAVDLASLEGLEGLTIGRLASELKMSKSGLFAHFGSKQDLQLATVAMASEIFKDKVVLPTLAEPKGMPRLWALCERWLSHVENKVFAGGCFFTAASFEFDSRPGPVRTAIVKAMSLWLSTLTRAIEEAQRIGHLKGDVKANQLALEIYSMAVGGHWASQLLGQRTALANARETIRTRLDSLCLTEQSAR; from the coding sequence GTGGCCCCTAAAGCGAAACCTGCTGCAGTAACGCGGAAGAAGACCGGCGACAAGGGTGAGCGGACGCGCGAGAGCATACTTCGCGTGGCGGTCGACCTGGCTTCCCTGGAGGGTCTCGAGGGGCTTACGATCGGCCGGCTTGCTAGTGAGTTGAAAATGAGCAAGAGCGGCCTATTTGCGCACTTTGGTTCCAAGCAGGATTTGCAACTGGCGACGGTGGCGATGGCAAGTGAGATCTTCAAGGACAAGGTGGTCTTGCCGACCCTGGCGGAACCGAAGGGAATGCCCCGCCTATGGGCATTATGTGAACGCTGGCTGAGTCACGTTGAAAACAAGGTGTTTGCCGGAGGGTGCTTCTTTACGGCAGCTTCGTTCGAGTTCGACAGCCGGCCCGGGCCGGTACGCACCGCAATCGTCAAGGCTATGAGCCTGTGGCTCTCGACGTTGACGCGCGCCATCGAGGAAGCTCAAAGGATCGGTCACCTCAAGGGTGATGTAAAGGCCAATCAACTTGCGCTGGAGATCTATTCCATGGCCGTGGGCGGCCATTGGGCGTCTCAATTGCTGGGGCAGAGGACTGCACTCGCCAATGCGCGGGAGACGATCCGTACCCGCTTAGATTCCCTTTGCCTGACCGAGCAGAGCGCGAGATGA
- a CDS encoding antibiotic biosynthesis monooxygenase, translating to MIARHWRGWTTLENGDAYENHLKGKVLPALKKLSGYRGGYILRRNLPEEVEFVVINLFDSIKDVQAFAGEDYSASKFEPEARQLLAKVEPLAFHYEVCGSTF from the coding sequence ATGATTGCACGGCATTGGCGGGGATGGACAACACTCGAGAATGGAGATGCGTATGAGAACCACCTTAAAGGAAAGGTACTTCCGGCATTGAAGAAGCTTTCTGGCTATAGAGGAGGATACATTCTTCGCAGAAATCTACCCGAGGAGGTGGAATTTGTCGTGATTAACCTGTTTGATTCCATAAAAGATGTCCAAGCCTTCGCCGGAGAGGACTATTCAGCTTCGAAGTTCGAACCGGAGGCGAGACAGCTCTTGGCGAAGGTTGAGCCGCTCGCATTTCACTACGAAGTTTGTGGCAGTACCTTCTGA